TACGCCGTCGAAACCCGTCAGTTGATCAAGGCCCGATGAGACGTTCATTCCTGCCGCGCTCGGTGCGCGGTCGTCTTCTGGTCGTCGCCATTCTGGTCGAAGCGCTGATGTTGACCGTGCTCGTCGCCAACAGCCTGCGGCTGCTGGCCGACAATATGGGGATGCAGGCACAACGCCATGCCGAGCAGATTGCCCCGGTGCTGATCGCCGCCATCGTCGCACCGCTTGCCCAGCACGACTATGCCACCGTCCAGGCCGTTCTCGACGAAAGCAGGGCGGCCAGCGGCATCAGCTATCTGGCTGTCACCGACAAGGCCGGTCGTCGAATAGCCAGCAGCGGCTGGTCCAAAAGTTCGGACTTGCCGCCACCGGACCCCAGCTTCCAGCTTTTTGCCGCCAAGGATGGCAATCCACGTTACGACATTCAGGTGCCGGTCACGGCCTATGGCCAGAAAATGGGAACGCTGCATGTCGGACTCGATCTTTCGCAGATCCTTCAGGCACACGCGCAACTTTTCCAGCAAGGCGTCGGCATCGCGCTGCTCGAAATTTTATTTTCGGCCGGACTGATCGGCCTGATCGGCTACCTGATGACGCGCCATCTGAGTACGCTGACCGAGGCCAGCGAAGCGGTTGCTGCCGGCAATCTGACGCCGCCACCGGTGCCTGAAGGCGATGACGACATCGGCCATCTTGGCCGGGCATTCAATGCCATGTCGCGCGCCATCGCCGAGCGGATCAGGGAACTGACCGAAGCCCGCGACAAGGAAACCGAACTGGCCAAGGCGGCCGAAGCTGGCGCCCAGGCCAAGACCCGTTTCCTGGCGACCATGAGCCATGAAATCCGGACACCGATGAATGGCATTCTCGGCATGACGGATTTGGCCCTGGCCACTGAGTTGACCGCGGAACAACGCGAATATCTCACCTGGGTCAAGGTATCGGGTGAAAGCCTGCTGCGCGTTCTCAATGACGTACTCGATTTTTCCAAGATCGATGCTGGCCAGCTCAGCTTGGAACATATCCCGATCTCCTTGCCGGATTTGCTCGACAGCGTCCTCGGCATTTACTCGTTACAAGCCAGCGACAAGAAGCTGAAGCTCAGCTGGCACGCTGCGGAGAGCGTTCCCCGCGAGGTCATCGGCGACCCGGTCCGCCTGCGCCAGATTCTGACCAACCTGATCTCGAATGCCCTGAAATTCACCGAGCAGGGTGGCGTACACATCGAGTTGTCAGCCACGCCCGGCCCGGTGGCCGAGAAAGTTCGACTCAACTTCATCGTCAGCGATACCGGCATCGGCATTCCCAGCGACAAGCAGGAAATGATTTTCTCGCCCTTCTCGCAAGCCGAAAGCTCGACTACCCGGAAATACGGCGGCACCGGCCTCGGCTTGTCGATCGTCATGCGCCTGATCGAGATGATGGATGGCACGCTCTCGGTAGACAGCCAGCCGGGGCAAGGCAGCCATTTCAGGTTCAGCATCGACTATCTGCGCACAGCCATGCCAGCCACGACAACGGCCATATCCGCCAGCCCTTCGCTGGAGACCGGCCCCAACCTGAAAGGGCGACGCATCCTGCTGGTCGAAGATACGCCGGTCAACCAAAAACTCGCCACCATGTTGCTCGGCAAGCAGGGCTGTCTCGTCACGCTGGCCGAAGACGGGCTGCAGGCGGTTGACGCCGTAAACAGCCAAACCTTCGATCTCGTCCTGATGGATCTGCAAATGCCGAATATGGACGGCATTGAAGCCACGCAACTGATCCGCACCAGGGAAGCCAACGAGTCGCTACCACGCCTGCCGATCATTGCCCTGACCGCCAATGTGCTGGCTGCCGACCGCGAACAATGCATGCGGGCCGGCATGGATGATTTCATCAGCAAGCCCTTCAAGGCAGATGAAATGCTTCGCGTACTCAGGGCCCACAGCCCCGCCGGCTGAATCTTTGACCTGCCGCGGTCGACCGCGGCAAACCCGCCAAAACCAGTTTTTGGCATGCACTGTACTGGTGCGCGACAATTTGTCACATTCCGCACGTCTTCACGAAAGCGGAGAATCGGCCCCCGTTTAAAGATCAAAATAAACAGGGAGAGCACAATGGTTTCACGTTTACGTCCGCTGGTTGCCGCCATGGCAGTCGCGTTCTCGACAACTGCAGCCTGGCAAGTCCAGGCTCAAACAAGCCCCGAAACACAGACGCTGGATAGCGTGGTTGTCAATGCAGGCCGCATCAAGGGAGCCGATGCAGCAACCGACAAGATGGACAGCAAAGATATTTCACCGCTGCGCGCCGCAACCAGCGACACCGCAACCCTGCTCCGGGATGTGCCGGGCGTGAACATTTCAGGTGCAGGTGGCGTTTCCGGCCTGCCGGTGATTCACGGACTGGCCGACGACAGAATTCGCATCAAGGTGGATGGCATGGATCTGATTTCCGCCTGCGCCAATCACATGAACTCCCCTTTGTCATATATCGACCCGAACAATGTCGAGCAGATTCGCGTATTTGCCGGCATCACGCCAGTCAGCGTGGGTGGAGACAGCATTGGCGGCACGATTCTGGTGAATTCAGCCGCCCCGAAATTTGCCAAGGCGGGTGAAAAAATGCTGGTCGGTGGCCAGCTCGGTTCATTTTACCGCTCCAACGGCAATGCCATTGGCGGCAATGCATCAGCCACGGTTGCAACAGAGAACCTGAGTGTCAGCTACAACGGTTCGACCGCACAGTCCGACAATTACAAATCGGCCAAGGACTTCAAACCCGCAGGCCAGGCTGCCTGGGGCAAGGGCTGGCTGCAGGGCAACGAAGTCGGTTCGTCGTCCTATCGTGCTGAAAACCATGCGCTGGGCGTCGCACTCAAGCATGAGAACCACTTGCTCGACCTCAAGCTCGGCTATCAGCACATTCCCTATCAGGGCTATCCGAATCAGCACATGGACATGACTGACAACGAGAGCACGCAAGTCAATCTGCGCTACACCGGCGTATTTGACTGGGGCAAGCTGGAAACCCGCCTGTATAACGAGCGCACCAGCCACAAGATGAACTTCGGTGACGAAAAGCTCTACTGGTTTGGCGCAAGTCGCAACGTTGCCGGCATGCCGATGGAAACCGAGGGTAAAAATACCGGGGTACAGATCAAGGCCGACATCAATCTCTCGGCCCGCGATACCTTGCGGGTCGGCAGTGAATACCAGCGCTACCGGCTGAGCGACTGGTGGGCTCCGGTCGCCAATTCGGCCATGATGTCGCCCAACACTTTCTGGAACATCAACGACGGGCAACGCGACCGCTTCGATGTATTCGCCGAATGGGAGGCACAATGGACCAGCCAGTGGCAAAGCCTGGTCGGTCTCCGGAGCAGTACGGTGACCATGAATACCGGTTCGGTTCAAGGTTACAACGGGATGTATAACGCATCGAATTTCAATGCCAGCGACCGCAAACGCAGCGATGACAACATTGATCTGACCGCCCTGGCCCGCTATGTGGCCAACGCCTCCCAGACCTACGAAGGCGGCTACGCCCGCAAAACCCGCTCACCCAGCCTCTACGAACGCTATACCTGGTCAAACAACGGCATGGCGCTGGCCATGAACAACTGGGTGAACGATGGCAACGGTTATGTCGGGAATCTCACCCTGAAACCCGAGGTTGCCCACACCCTGAGCTTCACGGCCGACTGGCACGATGCCGCCAAGGAAAGCTGGGGGCTCAAGGTCACGCCGTACTTCACCTACGTCAAGGATTACATTGACGCCACTTGTCTGAGCGCCCCCTGCCGCTCCGACCGCTTTGTCAGCCTGACGCTGGTCAATCAGGATGCCCGCCTGTTCGGGGCCGACATCTCAGGTTTCATGCCCGTGGTCAAAGCCAGCAGCATCGGTAGCGTCACGGCCCGCGGCGTGCTGGGCTATGTGGACGGCAAGAACCTGAGCACCGGCGACAACCTTTACAACATCATGCCGCTCAACGCCAAACTGGCACTGGAGCATCGGATTGGCAACTGGACGAATACCATCGAAGAGCAACTGGTCAGCGGCAAACATCAGGTTTCGGCTGTCCGCAATGAAATCAAGACCAAAGGTTACGGTCTGCTGAACTTGCGGAGCAGCTACGAGTGGAAGCAGGTCCGCCTTGATCTTGGCCTTGATAATGCCCTGAACCAGCAATATGCAGCCCCGCTTGGCGGCGCTTATATCGGCCAGGGATCGACCATGTCACTGAACGGGACAGGCGCACCCTACGGCATCGCAGTTCCGGGTATGGGACGTTCGCTCTATGCCGGTGTGAATGTGAAGTTCTAAACCTTCGATACCGAGCAAAGCCCCGGGCTTTCCCCGGGGCTTTTTTATGGGAGAACATGCAAGGCAGCCGGGGATGAATCAACAGGTGCGACAATTTGCCGCATTCCTGAGATTGACTGAAAACCTTATTATCCGACACCTAAATCATTGTTAAATAAACATTTTTGACCAAAGTCAATTAGGCAAACCTGATGAATGTTCTGCTACTCGCCTTGGGCGCCTGCCTGTTTTCCAGCGTCACGCTGGCTGATGAACATGCTGCTCATAGCACCACTCAAAGCAATTCAGCCAGAAAGTGGCTAGCTCGTCAGGAACAAGCCCCACGCCTCGCCGTCGCAGCAAGTTTTGATGATCATGGCCGACTTTGGTTGGCCCGGGCCGTTGGCCGGCATTTACAAATTAGTCACTCGGATGATGCCGGTGAAAATTTTTCAAGCCCGGTCACGGTCAACGAAGTCCCCGAGCTGATCGCTGCCGACGGTCAAAGTCGGCCGCAGATTGCCGTTGTCGGGCAAAAAATCTATCTCAACTGGACGCAAGTCCTGCCCGAACCCTTTGCCGGTCATATCCGCTTTGCGGTATCGAACAATGTCGGCCAGAGTTTTTCGCCCCCCGTCACGGTCAACGATAATCAGGAAGCAATTACCCACCGTTTCAATGCCATGCTGGCCGACGCAAAGAACATCACCATCGCCTGGATCGACAAACGTGATGGCAGCGGCAAAGCCGATTACCGTGGAGCGGCAATCTATACCGCCCAATCTCATGACGGCGGCCAGACTTTTACCGCCAATCGCAAGCAAGCCGATCACTCCTGTGAATGCTGCCGATTGGGCATGGCCAGCGACAAGGACGGGACAGCCCTGATTTTCTGGCGACAGATTTTCGGCCGCAACATTCGTGATTTTGCACTGGCCCGTCTCGATGAACCGTTGATGCGAGCCACGGAAGATGGCTGGGCCATAGACGCCTGCCCGCATCACGGTGGCACTCTGGCTGTAGACCGGGATGCTATCCGGCATCTGGCATGGTTCACCGGTGCCGAGAAATCCCCCGGACTGTATTACCGGCGGATCGACGGGAAAACGCCCTCGAAACCCATGCCTTTTGGCAATATTGACGCCCAGGCCAGCCATCCAGCGATCGCCACGCAAAATGGCAACGTGCATCTGGTATGGCGAGAGTTTGATGGCAAGTACACTCGTATTTTGGGTATGTATTCGACTAATCAAGGAAAAGCATGGTCCGCCCCGAAGGAGCTCTCCAGCACCGAAGGCGCTGCCGATGATCCGCTACTGATTCAGGGACGCGGCGCTATCTGGCTGGTATGGAACACTGCCAGGCAAGGGGTCGCCGTGAAGCAGGTCAGTCCATGAAATACCTTGTCGCAATACTGGGTCTGCTCAGCAGCCTCGCCCAGGCAGACGTTCAGCCCTTCACCTCAGGCAGCCTCAAAAAAATCCAGGATGAGCGAACCGGTCGACCATTCATCCTCGCCCTCTGGTCAGCCAGTTGCACCCACTGTCCGGAAGAACTGCGCATGCTCGGTCAGTGGGTAAAGAAGTATCCGCGAACCGATATTGTCCTGATCTCAACGGACTCTCCTGCCGAATCCGAAGAGCTGAGCAAATTGGTTCAAAACTACGGTTTATCGAGCAAACAGCAATGGGTTTTTGCCGATCCTCAACCAGAAAAACTGCGCTTCGAGATTGATCGGCGCTGGTATGGCGAGTTGCCACGCACCTATTTTTTTGACGCTCAGCATCGGCGCCTTGCGACCTCTGGACTGATCCCGCACGAACAGCTCGAGCGCTGGATCAAGGACCACGTAAAATAGACCGATGTCAGACAGTCAGCCCCTGTTCTCCACACCGGAAATTCCTGCCAAGCAGCCTGCCCGGCGCTTGATTGAATTACTGCTCGTCGTTGGTATTCACGCCGTACTGCTCGGGCTCATCGTCACGACGACGCTGCGTCCGGAATTCCAGCAATCGCTCGCGACATTGAGCGTCAAAATCATCGAACTGGCACCGCCGAAAACTGAAGCGCCCCAACCGCCTCCGGTCAAACCAACGGCAGCACCACGTCCAAAGACGCAAATCGCCCCCCCACCGGTCATGGTTGCCGCCACATCAACCCCGAGTTCAAGCAATTTCAGTGTTGCACCGCAGGCTCCACCCAGACCGGTCGAAACCGTTCCAACGCCCCCGGCGCCGCCGGCACCGATTGTTGCCGCGCGCTTTGATGCTGCTTACCTGCAAAACCCCAAGCCGGTATACCCCACCATGTCACGTCGCCTCGGCGAAGAGGGCCGCGTCATACTCAAGGTCAAGGTAAGTCCGCAGGGACTGCCATTGACTATCGAAATCAAGCAATCGAGCAATTTCAGCCGGCTCGATGAAGCTGCCCGGTCGGCCGTCGAGCTCTGGCGTTTCGTACCGGCCAAGCAAGGCAATGAAACCATCGAAGCATGGGTCCTCGTGCCCTTGCTGTTTTCACTGGATAGTTAAGGAAAAACAATGCAAAGAGACATGGGACTGGCGCATTTTTGGGCGCAAGGTGACCTGATCACACACTCGGTCGCAATCCTGTTACTGCTGCTCTCCGTTGCCAGTTGGTATGTCATGGCCGGCAAGGCTTACGGAATGTGGCTTTCACGTCGTTGTCACGGACGTGCCCTGGCTGCATTCTGGGGCGCACCAACGCTCCCAAGTGCCATTGAAGCAATCAACACGGAAGACAAGACAGGCATTCTGGCCAGTTTGGCCATTGCCGGAGCCAATGCTGCTGAATTACACAGGCGGCATGCTGATCGCGGCATCGGAGCCGGCGTCAGCGCCAGCGAATTCGTCACCCGCTCCATCCGCAGCCAGATCGTCGAAGCACAGGCCAAAATCGAATCCGGCCTGACTTTTCTCGCTTCGGTCGGGTCGACCGCGCCATTCATCGGTCTATTCGGTACGGTCTGGGGGATTTATCACGCCTTGGTCGGATTATCCGGGGCAACCCAGGTTGTTCTCGACAAGGTAGCCGGTCCGGTTGGCGAAGCGCTGATCATGACTGCCGCCGGCCTTTTTGTCGCCATCCCGGCCGTCCTCGCCTATAACGCTTTTACGCGTGGCAACCGCTTGGCCATGGCCCGTCTCGACGGCTTCGCCCATGACCTGCATGCCTACCTGACGACCGGCCTGCGCGGCCAGCCAGGCGACAAGCTGATCGACCTCGACGCCGTGCGCGCCAACCGTAACGCCTGAGAAAATCATGTCTTTTGGCTCTTTCGAAAACGGCAGCAATACCCAGCCAATGGCCGAGATCAATACGACACCACTGGTTGATGTGATGCTCGTACTGCTGGTTATTTTCATCATTACTGCACCGCTTTTCCATCAAGCCGTTCCGATTGACCTGCCGCAAGTCAATGCCAGCAAACTCGATGACAAACCACGGGTTATCTCGGTTGCGATTGATGGTAGCGGCAAGGTTTATCTGGATGGCAGCCTGATGGACAAAGCCGGCATGTCAGCCCATTTCTCGCAGCTAACGACACAAAACCAGCAACCCGAATTGCACTTGCGCGCCGACCGTACAACACGTTATGACAAAGTGACCGAAGTCCTGGCCGAAGCGCAGAAAGCCGGCATCGTCAAAATAGCCTTCGTGACGGAACCGGCGCGATAGCGTAAAATCCGGAACTTGTTGAGCGGCAGCCGTGTCTCATGGTTGCCGTAAAAAATGGGGGCGACCTGGCTTCGACGTGGGTTGCGAATCAGAACAGTGCATACCGAGGGCCAGTCACCTCGTAAATCCATCTGGAAACTTTACAAACGCCAACGACGAACAATTCGCACTGGCCGCTTAACGCGGCTGGCGCTGCACCGGCTCTCCGATGGGCCGGACCAGGCAACTGGACGCAGTGTCACTTACATCGGATAAGGGTTGGCGATGCCGCGTAGCCATCCTCGAAAATCAAGTGGATCGCCTGAAGTGAGCCTGTTCGGCCGGCGCACCAGGGTTAAAACCAATTGACCGGAATAAGTATGTAGATCTGCCTGTGTAGGACTTGCGGACGGGGGTTCGATCCCCCCCGCCTCCACCAAATTCCAGGGCCCGGTTATCCGGGCCCTTTTCTTTTGGTATCAACGCCTTTTCAACTCACCTCACACACCCAAAGACGCACTAAAATCATAAATTCGGCTACTGAGCAGCGATCTCCAGAAACTTTTTCTCCGCCGTCGGCTCCGACGCTCATCGCTTCGAACCATCCCCGCCAGGTCCCTGTCCATTGAATCCCAACCAAGACACGCAACTCGTACGCCAGATCGGTCGCCTGAGTAATGCGCTGGCGCTGGCGATTGCCTTGTTGCCGGCACTGACTTGCGGATTGGCCAGCTACCCATGGTTTTCTCCTCAAGGACCCGAACCGGAAAGCGCATTCATATTCCGAATCTTATCCAGCCTGCTGCTCGGCGGGCTGCTTGGCGCCGCACTCCGCACTCCTCTACAAAAAGCGCTGCTCAAGCCAAGTCTTCAGGCGCAGGAGAATTTGCGCCAGCGCGAAGCCCACTGGATCAAAGTACTTAAATACCAGCCCGGCGGGATCATGCTGTTCGGCGTAGACGGCCAGAACCGGTTCATCAATCGCAGCGCGATTGCGATGTTTGGTTTGCTCGATAGCGACACCCGACAAATCAACGATTGGTGGGCCGTAGTTTTACCGGACCAGTTTCAGCGCCAGCGCGCACAAGCACTCTGGCTGGCCCTGATCGACATGCCCACCGAGCAGACAGAGCCACTGGGACCATCCGAGTTTTGCATTCGACGCCGGGATGGCCGTACTTTGACGCTTGATGTCCTGGCGACCAGGATGGGCGATGAAATCCTTTTCCTGATCACCGATGTCACGGAACGTCAGCAAGCGCTGCGCAACCAGCAGGAATCGCTCTCCCGCTTCGAGGCAACCATGGAGGGATCGGCCGACGGTATTCTGGTGGCCGACCTGAATGGCCGCATCACCAGCACCAACCGCCGATTGGTCGATCTCTGGCGCATGCCCTTCGAGTTGATCAATGAGAAACAGAGTGCGACGCTTTTTGCCTTCATCGGCGAGCAAACAACAGCACCGGCCGATTTCGGGCTGGAGGTAACGCGCCTGGCCGGAGAACCGATGGCCTTCTCCCACACGGTCGTTCACCTCAAGGATGGCCGGGTCATCGAACGCAGTTCAAATCCGCAGATTCTTGATGGGCGACCGATCGGCCGGGTCTGGACTTTCCGCGAGCAAACCGAGCGCTGGTATGCCGAGCAGGCTTTGCGTCAAGCCCACGAATTCAATCGCTCGGTCGTCTCGGTATTGGCCGAGGGCGTTCTTGTGGTCGGGCTGGACTACCGGATCATCAGTTGCAACCAGGCCGCGCAAACCATCTTCGGCGCCAGCAAGGAGCATCTTGTCGGCAACCTGATTCATCCCTGGGCCGGGGGCAATGTTCTCCACTCCGACGGCACGCTGATGCCGCCGGACAATTTCCCGGTCATGCGCGCCCTGCAAAGCGGTGAATCGCAACACGACCAGATCGTCGGCCTGCAGCCCCATGGCCGCGACAGCATTCAGTGGCTGACGATCAATGCATCCGCCATCGTCGATGCCGACAACGGCCAGATCACGGCCGCCGTCACATCCTTGCGAGACATCACCAGCCTGCGCGAAAACCAGCGCCAACTTGAGGAATTGGCCTATTACGACCCGCTGACCGCGCTACCCAACCGGACCTTGCTGACCGACCGCCTGACCCTGGCGCTAGCGCAAGCACGCCGACGCAACCAGTTGCTCGCCGTTTGCTACCTTGATCTTGACGACTTCAAACCGGTCAACGACACCTACGGCCACAAGGCTGGCGATGCCGTCCTGATTGAGATTGCGCAACGCATCAAGGCCACGCTGCGCGATGTCGACACGGTTTGCCGACTGGGTGGCGACGAGTTCGTCATTTTGCTGGCGGAGGTCCACACCTGCACCATGGCCCGTGAAATCCTGGCTCGGACACTGGACAGCATCGGCATGCCCTGCCAACTGGCGGATGATGTCCAAGTCACCGTGTCCGGCAGTATCGGTGTCGCTCTTTACCCGCCAGACGCGGCGGATGCCGATCAACTGATCCGCCTGGCCGACCAGGCGATGTATCGCGCCAAGCAGGCCGGACGAAATCGCGTCGAATTCTTTTAAGCGGCGCCGCTCAGCATGCGCTCGACGTAGCGGGCGATCAGATCGATTTCCAGATTGACCCGGCTGCCCGGCACCAGATGCTTCAGTGTCGTGCTTTCCAGCGTGTGGGGGATCAGGTTGATGGTGAAAACGTCACCCTCTACTTCATTGGTCGTCAGGCTGGTCCCGTTGATCGTGATCGATCCTTTGCGTGCAATATATTTTGCCAGTTCATGCGGCGCACGAATTTCAAGCAGGCGATTGTCGCCGACCGGATCGAAGCGCAGCACTTCACCAACACCATCGACGTGACCTGAAACCAGATGGCCGCCCAGACGGTCAGCCAGGCGCAGCGCCTTCTCCATATTGATTTCGCCCGGTGCATCAAGACCGACCGTACAGGAAAAGGTCTCCGGCGAGACGTCGACCGCGAAAGTATTGCCCTCGTTGGCAACCACGGTCAGGCAAACGCCGTTGCAGGCAATCGAATCGCCCAGCGCGACGTCATCCAGCCCCAGACTGCCAGCGTCGATGTGCAGGCGGAAACCCGCTTCACGCGGCGTCAGGGAAGTAATGCGGCCAACCGCCGCGATGATTCCAGAAAACATTGGCAGAACCCGTTTTTGCTCAAAACGCTGACTTTATCATGCCGGATTGATGCGACAAGGGATAGAAACCCCCATTTCATCCCACTTTCCACCGCACGCTCAGGGCCGGCTGTGCATGGTAGACTCCGTTCTTTCCGCCTTTTTTCCGGGAGACATAGATGTACAAGAAACTGACGCTGGCTGTTCTGACCGCACTGTCCACCATGGCTCTGGCCGACATCAATGTCGGTGTTTCACTCTCGGCGACAGGCCCGGCCGCCTCACTCGGCATTCCGGAAAAGAACACCATTGCGCTGCTGCCGACGACAATCGGTGGCCAGAAGGTCAATTACATCGTGCTCGACGATGCCACCGACCCGACCGCCGCGACCAAGAACATCAAGAAACTGATCGGCGAGAACAAGGTCGATGTCGTGATCGGCTCGACCACCACGCCAAATTCGCTGGCCATGATGGATGTCGCGGTCGACAACGAAACACCGCTGATTTCGATGGCTGGCTCGGCCATCGTCGTCGAACCGATGGATGCCAAGCGCCAGTGGGTGTTCAAGACCGCCCAGAACGACGCCCACATGGCGACCGCGCTGGTTCAGCACATGACCGACAAGAATGTCCAGACCGTCGCTTTCATCGGTTTTGCCGATGCCTACGGCGAAGGCTGGTTCAAGGAGTTCGCCAAGATTGCCGAAGCTCGCAAGCTCAAGGTCGTCGCCAGCGAGCGCTTCCAGCGCAACGACACCTCGGTGACCGGCCAGATTCTCAAGATCATGGCCGCCAAGCCGGATGCCGTACTGGTCGGCGGTGCCGGCACGCCGGCTGCGCTGCCCCAGAAGGCGCTCAAGGAAAAAGGCTACAAGGGCCTGATCTACCAGACCCACGGCGTCGCCAACAACGACTTCCTGCGCGTCGGTGGCAAGGATGTCGAAGGCGCCTTCCTGCCGGTCGGCCCGATGGTTGTTGCCGGCCAGTTGCCGAATGACAATCCGGTCAAGAAATCGGCCATGGAATACGTTGCCAAGTACGAAACCGTGCATGGCAAGGGCAGCGTCAGCTCCTTCGGCGGCCACGCCTGGGATGCCGGCGTACTGCTGCAAAGCGCCATTCCGGTTGCATTGAAGAAAGCCCAGCCGGGCACCAAGGAATTCCGCAAGGCACTGCGCGATGCACTGGAAAACAGCAAGAACCTGGCCGGCGCCCACGGCATCTTCAACACGTCCGCAAACGATCACCAGGGTTTTGACCAGCGCGCCCGCGTCATGGTCACGATTGAAAACAACGCCTGGAAACTCATCAAGTAAGTAACAATCTGCCGCCACCAGGGCTCACCCGCCAGCCGGGTACGAGCCACTGGTCGGCGCTGCGGTCTCACACTCTCCGGTAGCATGGACCTTCAAATCCTCCTTCTTCTCGGCCAGGATGGCATCACCAATGGTGCCATCTATGCGCTGCTGGCTCTGGCCCTGGTGCTGGTCTTCACGGTCACCCGCATCATCTTTATTCCACAGGGCGAATTTGTTGCCTACGGTGCACTGACTCTGGCCAGCCTGCAGGCCGGCAAGGTGCCGGGCACCGTCTGGCTGCTGCTCGTTCTCGGCTGCCTTGTCGCCTTGCTGGATGGCATCGCACTGGTTCGTGAAGGCCGCTACCGCAAACTGCCACCGCTGCTGATTGCCAACATCGGTGTGCCCTTGTTGTGTGCGGCGGGATTGTTCGCCATACCGCCGACCGAACTGCCGCTCTGGATTCAGGTAGTCGTTTCGATGCTGCTGGTCGTGCCGCTCGGCCCGATGATCTACCGCGTCGCCTATCAGCCGCTAGCCGGCGCCTCGGTGCTGGTGCTGCTGATTGTGTCGGTTGCAGTCCACGTTGCCATGATCGGCCTGGGCCTGCTTTTCTTCGGCGCGGAAGGTTCGCGCACGCCGGCCTTCACCGACCTCAGCTTCGAGCTGGCTGGCGCACCGCTGCAAGGCCAGACCATCCTCGTTGTCGTCGCCTCCGCCGTATTGATCATCGGCCTCTATTTCTTCTTCGAACGGACGATTTACGGCAAGGCGCTGCGCGCCACGGCGATGAACCGGACCGGCGCCCGCCTGATGGGCATTCCGCCCATCCTCGCCGGCAAACTGTGTTTCACGCTGGCGGCTGCGATCGGTGTCTTCTCCGGCATCCTGATCGCGCCGATCACGACCATTTACTACGACTCCGGCTTCCTGATCGGCCTAAAAGGCTTTGTCGGGGCAATCATCGGTGGCCTGGCCTCGTACCCGATTGCCGCGCTCGGCGCCATTCTGGTCGGCCTGCTTGAATCGTATTCCTCGTTTTACGCCAGCGCCTTCAAGGAAGTCATCGTGTTTACGCTGATCATCCCGGTGCTGCTCTGGCGCTCGCTGACCTCAACCCACGTCGAGGAGGAGGAAGAATGATGCGCCATCTGCCGATCGCCCTCTTCGTCGCTCTGCTCGGCATCAGTCCGCTGCTGCTGCCCGAGTTTCACGTCACGCTGCTCAATTACATCGGGCTTTACGCCATCGTTGCCGTCGGTCTGGTGCTGCTGACCGGCGTCGGCGGACTGACTTCGTTCGGCCAGGCGGCCTTTGTCGGCCTCGGTGCCTACACAACCGCCTGGTTGACCACGGTCTACGGCCTGTCGCCCTGGTTGACCCTGCTGATCGGTCTAGCCATCACCGCATCGGTGGCACTTTTCCTCGGCTTCATCACCTTGCGCATGGGCGGCCACTATCTGCCGC
The sequence above is drawn from the Dechloromonas sp. TW-R-39-2 genome and encodes:
- a CDS encoding TlpA disulfide reductase family protein, with protein sequence MKYLVAILGLLSSLAQADVQPFTSGSLKKIQDERTGRPFILALWSASCTHCPEELRMLGQWVKKYPRTDIVLISTDSPAESEELSKLVQNYGLSSKQQWVFADPQPEKLRFEIDRRWYGELPRTYFFDAQHRRLATSGLIPHEQLERWIKDHVK
- a CDS encoding ATP-binding protein; translated protein: MRRSFLPRSVRGRLLVVAILVEALMLTVLVANSLRLLADNMGMQAQRHAEQIAPVLIAAIVAPLAQHDYATVQAVLDESRAASGISYLAVTDKAGRRIASSGWSKSSDLPPPDPSFQLFAAKDGNPRYDIQVPVTAYGQKMGTLHVGLDLSQILQAHAQLFQQGVGIALLEILFSAGLIGLIGYLMTRHLSTLTEASEAVAAGNLTPPPVPEGDDDIGHLGRAFNAMSRAIAERIRELTEARDKETELAKAAEAGAQAKTRFLATMSHEIRTPMNGILGMTDLALATELTAEQREYLTWVKVSGESLLRVLNDVLDFSKIDAGQLSLEHIPISLPDLLDSVLGIYSLQASDKKLKLSWHAAESVPREVIGDPVRLRQILTNLISNALKFTEQGGVHIELSATPGPVAEKVRLNFIVSDTGIGIPSDKQEMIFSPFSQAESSTTRKYGGTGLGLSIVMRLIEMMDGTLSVDSQPGQGSHFRFSIDYLRTAMPATTTAISASPSLETGPNLKGRRILLVEDTPVNQKLATMLLGKQGCLVTLAEDGLQAVDAVNSQTFDLVLMDLQMPNMDGIEATQLIRTREANESLPRLPIIALTANVLAADREQCMRAGMDDFISKPFKADEMLRVLRAHSPAG
- a CDS encoding exo-alpha-sialidase, with product MNVLLLALGACLFSSVTLADEHAAHSTTQSNSARKWLARQEQAPRLAVAASFDDHGRLWLARAVGRHLQISHSDDAGENFSSPVTVNEVPELIAADGQSRPQIAVVGQKIYLNWTQVLPEPFAGHIRFAVSNNVGQSFSPPVTVNDNQEAITHRFNAMLADAKNITIAWIDKRDGSGKADYRGAAIYTAQSHDGGQTFTANRKQADHSCECCRLGMASDKDGTALIFWRQIFGRNIRDFALARLDEPLMRATEDGWAIDACPHHGGTLAVDRDAIRHLAWFTGAEKSPGLYYRRIDGKTPSKPMPFGNIDAQASHPAIATQNGNVHLVWREFDGKYTRILGMYSTNQGKAWSAPKELSSTEGAADDPLLIQGRGAIWLVWNTARQGVAVKQVSP
- a CDS encoding TonB-dependent siderophore receptor, producing the protein MVSRLRPLVAAMAVAFSTTAAWQVQAQTSPETQTLDSVVVNAGRIKGADAATDKMDSKDISPLRAATSDTATLLRDVPGVNISGAGGVSGLPVIHGLADDRIRIKVDGMDLISACANHMNSPLSYIDPNNVEQIRVFAGITPVSVGGDSIGGTILVNSAAPKFAKAGEKMLVGGQLGSFYRSNGNAIGGNASATVATENLSVSYNGSTAQSDNYKSAKDFKPAGQAAWGKGWLQGNEVGSSSYRAENHALGVALKHENHLLDLKLGYQHIPYQGYPNQHMDMTDNESTQVNLRYTGVFDWGKLETRLYNERTSHKMNFGDEKLYWFGASRNVAGMPMETEGKNTGVQIKADINLSARDTLRVGSEYQRYRLSDWWAPVANSAMMSPNTFWNINDGQRDRFDVFAEWEAQWTSQWQSLVGLRSSTVTMNTGSVQGYNGMYNASNFNASDRKRSDDNIDLTALARYVANASQTYEGGYARKTRSPSLYERYTWSNNGMALAMNNWVNDGNGYVGNLTLKPEVAHTLSFTADWHDAAKESWGLKVTPYFTYVKDYIDATCLSAPCRSDRFVSLTLVNQDARLFGADISGFMPVVKASSIGSVTARGVLGYVDGKNLSTGDNLYNIMPLNAKLALEHRIGNWTNTIEEQLVSGKHQVSAVRNEIKTKGYGLLNLRSSYEWKQVRLDLGLDNALNQQYAAPLGGAYIGQGSTMSLNGTGAPYGIAVPGMGRSLYAGVNVKF